Proteins encoded by one window of Halomonas chromatireducens:
- a CDS encoding Card1-like endonuclease domain-containing protein, with protein MPHLHVALVTERPEASLIPLLQLRPQRVVLVAGRQQQQTAERLQILLQHELSSHTEFHRWDEMPERDPKHISEFATRLAQWLSQQQQDAPGLTVTYDLADSDKLTALLFQQAMRHCKADWLYVDTRAGALYRLGPGLNPSTLEAVAIESVLDVDTFLQANGRKRIKALSDNPAWRSAAERHKALTHYLGHQADKLAWLLSEFHERVHGSQGVLVTTDAREGLRLDPSARHQRLSRAPHFPCTDALSELNAAGLLEWSSADPQRVSFSSLTGALYLGGGWLTEFTWLCAQEVGLHQACCGAHILDLSGQHNGEPVVSDCLAAHHNQLLFIECLTTGPGPDACLEQGLKRLHAMLDHSAGLVSTRLLLACGEFDCARQHLTDLQRNQGLEVAVIECSELKLLPDYLRHWMETGRWPQP; from the coding sequence ATGCCCCACCTGCATGTAGCGCTAGTGACAGAGCGCCCCGAAGCCAGCCTGATCCCCCTGCTGCAGCTGCGACCCCAGCGGGTCGTGCTGGTTGCCGGACGGCAGCAGCAACAGACCGCCGAGCGGCTGCAGATCCTGCTGCAGCACGAGCTGTCCTCCCATACCGAGTTCCATCGGTGGGACGAGATGCCGGAGCGAGATCCGAAACACATCAGTGAGTTCGCCACTCGCCTGGCCCAATGGCTATCTCAGCAACAGCAGGACGCCCCAGGGCTTACGGTCACCTATGACCTGGCCGACAGTGACAAGCTCACCGCCCTGCTATTCCAGCAGGCCATGAGGCACTGCAAGGCCGACTGGCTGTATGTCGACACCCGTGCCGGCGCGCTCTATCGCTTGGGGCCGGGACTGAATCCCTCGACGCTGGAAGCCGTGGCCATCGAGTCCGTGCTTGATGTCGATACCTTCCTGCAGGCCAACGGACGCAAGCGCATCAAGGCGCTGTCCGACAACCCGGCCTGGCGCAGCGCCGCCGAACGCCACAAGGCTTTGACCCACTACTTGGGCCACCAGGCCGACAAGCTGGCATGGCTCTTGAGCGAGTTCCATGAGCGGGTTCACGGTTCCCAGGGCGTACTGGTTACGACGGACGCACGCGAAGGCCTACGCCTCGACCCATCCGCCCGCCATCAGCGGCTGAGTCGCGCACCGCACTTCCCTTGCACCGACGCGCTAAGCGAGTTGAATGCTGCCGGCTTGCTCGAGTGGTCGAGTGCCGACCCTCAGCGGGTGAGCTTTTCCTCTCTGACGGGGGCACTCTACCTCGGCGGCGGATGGCTAACCGAATTTACCTGGCTCTGCGCCCAGGAAGTCGGGCTGCACCAGGCCTGCTGTGGGGCCCATATACTCGATCTCAGCGGGCAGCACAACGGCGAGCCCGTGGTCTCCGACTGCCTCGCCGCGCACCACAACCAGCTGCTGTTCATAGAGTGCCTGACCACAGGACCCGGCCCCGATGCCTGTCTTGAGCAGGGACTCAAGCGGCTCCACGCCATGCTCGACCACTCGGCCGGACTGGTCAGCACCCGCCTACTGCTGGCCTGCGGCGAATTCGACTGCGCCCGCCAGCACCTGACCGACCTGCAGCGCAACCAGGGGCTCGAGGTGGCTGTCATTGAGTGCAGCGAGCTGAAGCTGCTGCCCGACTATCTTCGACACTGGATGGAGACCGGCCGCTGGCCACAGCCCTGA
- a CDS encoding porin family protein, which translates to MKLLAIPAALLITGAFATAAQAQYQVPMYPQGYVGGDAMFWDLNPDGASSTNSTGLRIRGGAQFNEFFAAEAHVGAGGSDGDVELDYLVGAYAKGIAPISEEFRLYGLVGMTEVDFDMDRENGFSYGAGAEFDVAPNLAVGADYMRYLDKSDYTFDAASVGVRFRF; encoded by the coding sequence ATGAAACTGCTAGCCATTCCCGCTGCCCTATTGATCACCGGCGCCTTCGCAACCGCAGCCCAGGCCCAGTATCAGGTACCGATGTACCCTCAAGGCTATGTCGGTGGTGATGCCATGTTCTGGGATCTCAATCCCGATGGCGCTTCGTCCACCAACTCGACGGGGCTACGCATCAGAGGTGGCGCCCAGTTCAACGAATTCTTCGCCGCAGAGGCTCACGTGGGTGCCGGCGGCTCCGACGGGGATGTCGAGCTGGACTACCTGGTGGGTGCTTATGCAAAGGGCATTGCGCCTATTTCAGAAGAGTTTCGGCTTTACGGCCTGGTGGGCATGACTGAAGTCGATTTCGATATGGACCGTGAGAACGGTTTCTCCTATGGAGCCGGCGCCGAGTTCGATGTGGCACCGAACCTGGCGGTGGGTGCTGACTACATGCGCTACCTGGACAAGTCCGACTACACCTTCGATGCGGCAAGTGTCGGTGTACGCTTCCGCTTCTGA
- the scpB gene encoding SMC-Scp complex subunit ScpB, producing MSAMELPDSLDEILEAALLAAAEPLSLGRLEGLFDDNERPPRRALREALERVEGRHEAGAMELIETASGYQLRIRPRLSPWVSRLWDERPQRYSRALLETLALIAYRQPVTRGDIEEVRGVAVSSSIMRTLAERGWIRVVGHRDVPGRPSVYATTRSFLDDFGLKTLDELPPMHELKGVAEPFFEDEAPPPPSPVLAQADEPVEEDEEDPGDGSEAVAGAVSGEAHESQEETALAATRETGENHDTTAGMADATHAGKASDRPGLSFADLEARLAERARTSVDDDGGAGAEFTPDETSDEP from the coding sequence ATGAGCGCCATGGAATTGCCGGACAGCCTCGACGAGATTCTCGAGGCGGCCTTGCTGGCGGCAGCGGAGCCGCTGTCGCTGGGGCGTCTCGAGGGCCTGTTCGACGACAACGAACGACCGCCGCGCCGCGCCCTGCGTGAAGCGCTGGAGCGCGTCGAGGGGCGCCACGAGGCAGGGGCCATGGAACTGATCGAGACCGCCTCCGGCTACCAGCTGCGTATCCGGCCGCGTCTCTCCCCCTGGGTCTCCCGGCTGTGGGACGAGCGGCCCCAGCGCTATTCGCGAGCGCTGCTCGAGACCCTGGCGCTGATCGCCTATCGGCAACCGGTGACCAGAGGCGATATCGAAGAGGTGCGGGGCGTGGCGGTGAGCAGCTCGATCATGCGCACGCTGGCCGAGCGGGGCTGGATTCGCGTGGTCGGCCACCGGGATGTGCCTGGCCGGCCGTCGGTCTATGCCACCACCCGTTCGTTCCTCGACGATTTCGGACTCAAGACCCTGGACGAGCTGCCGCCCATGCATGAACTGAAAGGGGTCGCTGAGCCCTTCTTCGAGGACGAGGCGCCGCCTCCGCCCAGCCCCGTGCTGGCCCAGGCCGACGAGCCGGTCGAAGAGGACGAGGAGGACCCCGGCGACGGCAGCGAAGCGGTTGCTGGCGCGGTGAGCGGTGAAGCGCACGAAAGCCAGGAGGAGACAGCGCTGGCGGCCACGCGGGAAACTGGCGAGAATCACGACACGACGGCCGGGATGGCCGACGCGACACACGCCGGGAAGGCGTCCGACAGGCCCGGGCTGAGCTTTGCCGATCTGGAAGCCCGCCTGGCCGAACGTGCCCGCACCAGCGTCGATGATGACGGCGGAGCGGGGGCGGAATTCACACCTGATGAGACATCTGACGAACCATGA
- a CDS encoding acetate/propionate family kinase, with translation MNASVLVINCGSSSIKYALIPAAADQPRLAGIAERLGSSDAFLKGIDSRSERFEKALPGADHTRALEAILEHLEGHRPAAVGHRIVHGGERFTRAARLDDEVIAAIEATAALAPLHNPANLEGVAATCKLFPDLPQVAVFDTAFHQSLPPQAFRYALPEALYRDHGIRRYGFHGTSHAYVSERADALSGIEGGWLTAHLGNGCSTCAVWEGRSLDTSMGLTPLEGLVMGTRSGDVDPGLHAHLARQLGWSLERIDEVLNRGSGLLGLSGLTNDMRELEIAASEGHENARLAIEVFCYRIAKSLAALSCALPRLDGIVFTGGIGENSPLVREKVVSHLPHFGLGLDRAVNAQTVRGREGRIDGGHPAAPRLWVIPTDEEGRIAKETRQLLDETTP, from the coding sequence ATGAACGCTTCGGTACTGGTCATCAACTGTGGCTCGTCCTCGATCAAGTACGCGCTGATACCCGCCGCAGCGGACCAGCCGCGCCTCGCTGGCATTGCCGAACGCCTGGGCAGCAGCGACGCCTTCCTGAAGGGTATCGACAGCCGCAGCGAGCGTTTCGAGAAGGCCCTGCCCGGCGCCGATCATACCCGGGCGCTAGAGGCCATCCTGGAGCATCTCGAGGGCCACCGGCCCGCCGCCGTTGGCCATCGCATCGTTCACGGCGGCGAGCGCTTCACGCGGGCCGCGCGGCTCGACGATGAAGTGATAGCAGCCATCGAGGCCACCGCCGCCCTGGCCCCGCTGCACAACCCCGCCAACCTGGAAGGCGTGGCGGCCACATGCAAGCTGTTTCCCGATCTCCCGCAAGTGGCCGTGTTCGATACGGCCTTTCACCAGTCATTGCCACCCCAAGCCTTCCGCTACGCTCTGCCGGAAGCGCTCTACCGTGATCACGGCATCCGTCGCTACGGCTTCCATGGCACCAGCCACGCTTACGTCAGCGAGCGTGCCGATGCCCTGAGCGGCATCGAAGGTGGCTGGCTGACCGCACACTTGGGAAATGGCTGCTCCACCTGTGCCGTCTGGGAGGGCCGCAGCCTCGACACCAGCATGGGCCTGACCCCGCTCGAAGGCTTGGTGATGGGCACCCGAAGCGGCGACGTGGATCCCGGGCTTCACGCCCACCTGGCACGCCAGCTCGGCTGGAGCCTGGAGCGCATCGATGAGGTCCTCAATCGCGGCAGTGGCCTGCTGGGTCTCTCCGGGCTGACCAACGACATGCGCGAGCTGGAAATCGCCGCCAGCGAAGGGCACGAGAACGCCCGGCTGGCCATTGAGGTCTTCTGCTATCGCATCGCCAAATCACTGGCAGCGCTCTCCTGCGCCCTGCCCCGCCTCGACGGTATTGTCTTTACCGGCGGCATCGGCGAGAACTCGCCGCTGGTCCGCGAAAAGGTCGTCAGCCATCTGCCCCACTTCGGCCTGGGCCTGGATCGTGCCGTCAACGCCCAGACGGTGCGTGGACGCGAAGGCCGCATCGACGGGGGGCATCCGGCGGCACCTCGCCTCTGGGTCATCCCCACCGATGAAGAGGGCCGCATCGCCAAAGAAACCCGCCAGCTACTGGACGAGACCACCCCATGA
- the thiC gene encoding phosphomethylpyrimidine synthase ThiC — MSKTQHFLADTAMVDEAAIQPLPGSRKVHIEGSRPDIRVPFREIPLSPTKTSGEDEENPPLLVYDTSGPYTDPEISVDLRRGLPELRRAWIEERGDTEFLDGPTSDYGKRRANDPMLAQLRFDLKRTPRRALPTKDGRVGNVTQLHYARQGIITPEMEFIAIRENQRRQALGTEEVERILGHQHPGQGFGARLPEEITPEFVRAEVAAGRAIIPCNINHPESEPMIIGRNFLVKINGNLGNSAVTSSIEEEVDKMTWGIRWGSDTIMDLSTGQNIHETREWIIRNAPVPIGTVPIYQALEKVNGVAEDLTWEVFRDTLIEQAEQGVDYFTIHAGVLLRYVPLTAKRVTGIVSRGGSIMAKWCLFHHRESFLYTHFEEICEICKQYDVAFSLGDGLRPGSVADANDEAQMAELKTLGELTHIAWKHDVQVMIEGPGHVPMHLVKENMDKQLEYCDEAPFYTLGPLVTDIAPGYDHITSGIGAAMIGWFGCAMLCYVTPKEHLGLPNKDDVKTGIITYKIAAHAADLAKGHPAAQRRDNALSKARFEFRWEDQFNLGLDPDTAREYHDETLPKDSAKVAHFCSMCGPKFCSMKISQEVRDYARDNGLDGDQEAVMKGMEEQAEKFRKEGAELYKEV, encoded by the coding sequence ATGAGCAAGACCCAGCACTTCCTCGCCGATACCGCCATGGTCGACGAGGCCGCCATCCAGCCGCTGCCCGGCTCACGCAAGGTCCATATCGAAGGCTCACGCCCCGACATTCGCGTGCCCTTCCGCGAGATACCGCTGTCCCCGACCAAGACCTCCGGCGAGGACGAAGAGAACCCGCCGCTGCTGGTCTACGATACTTCTGGCCCCTACACCGACCCCGAAATCAGCGTCGATCTGCGCCGTGGCCTGCCGGAGCTGCGCCGCGCCTGGATCGAGGAGCGTGGCGATACCGAATTCCTCGATGGCCCCACCTCCGACTACGGCAAGCGCCGCGCCAACGACCCCATGCTGGCCCAGCTGCGCTTCGACCTGAAGCGCACGCCACGGCGCGCACTCCCTACAAAAGATGGCCGGGTAGGAAACGTCACCCAGCTGCACTACGCCCGCCAGGGCATCATCACCCCGGAGATGGAGTTCATCGCCATTCGCGAGAATCAGCGCCGCCAGGCGCTCGGTACCGAGGAAGTCGAGCGGATTCTCGGCCATCAGCACCCGGGCCAGGGCTTCGGCGCACGCCTGCCGGAAGAGATCACCCCGGAATTCGTGCGTGCCGAAGTGGCCGCCGGGCGGGCGATCATCCCCTGCAATATCAACCACCCGGAGTCCGAGCCGATGATCATCGGCCGCAATTTCCTGGTGAAGATCAACGGCAACCTGGGCAACTCGGCGGTCACCTCCTCCATCGAGGAGGAGGTCGACAAGATGACCTGGGGCATCCGCTGGGGCTCGGATACCATCATGGATCTCTCCACCGGCCAGAACATCCACGAGACCCGCGAGTGGATCATCCGCAACGCTCCGGTGCCCATCGGCACGGTGCCAATCTACCAGGCGCTGGAGAAGGTCAATGGCGTGGCCGAGGACCTCACCTGGGAAGTCTTCCGCGACACCTTGATCGAGCAGGCCGAACAGGGCGTGGACTACTTCACCATCCACGCCGGCGTCTTGCTGCGCTACGTGCCGCTGACCGCCAAGCGTGTCACCGGCATCGTCTCCCGCGGGGGCTCCATCATGGCCAAGTGGTGCCTGTTCCATCACCGGGAGAGCTTCCTCTATACCCACTTCGAGGAGATCTGCGAGATCTGCAAACAGTACGACGTGGCCTTCTCCCTGGGTGACGGCCTGCGTCCCGGCTCGGTTGCCGACGCCAACGACGAGGCGCAGATGGCCGAACTCAAGACCCTCGGCGAGCTGACCCATATCGCCTGGAAACACGACGTCCAGGTAATGATCGAGGGCCCCGGCCACGTGCCCATGCATCTCGTGAAGGAGAACATGGACAAGCAGCTGGAGTACTGCGACGAAGCGCCCTTCTACACCCTCGGCCCGCTGGTCACCGACATCGCCCCGGGCTACGACCACATCACCTCCGGCATCGGCGCGGCGATGATCGGCTGGTTCGGCTGCGCCATGCTCTGCTACGTCACGCCCAAGGAGCACCTCGGCCTGCCCAACAAGGACGACGTCAAGACCGGCATCATCACCTACAAGATCGCCGCCCATGCTGCAGACCTTGCAAAAGGTCACCCGGCCGCCCAGCGCCGCGACAACGCCCTCTCCAAGGCGCGATTCGAGTTCCGCTGGGAGGACCAGTTCAATCTCGGCCTGGATCCCGACACCGCCCGGGAGTACCACGACGAGACCCTGCCCAAGGACTCCGCCAAGGTGGCGCACTTCTGCTCCATGTGCGGGCCGAAGTTCTGCTCCATGAAGATCAGCCAGGAAGTGCGCGACTACGCTCGGGACAACGGCCTCGATGGCGATCAGGAAGCGGTGATGAAAGGCATGGAGGAGCAGGCGGAAAAATTCAGGAAGGAGGGTGCCGAGCTCTACAAGGAAGTCTGA
- a CDS encoding EamA family transporter produces the protein MSSSAMAVPVLLPRHVAVLLLAGVATLFAGNHVAARLAFDEGTGLLLAVLVRSAVALAVLVILFMAQGKRLVLPAGARRWQLLAGLMVAVQSLCLYSSVARIPVVVALLLMNTFPIQLALLSWALGGPRPTLRAALIMAVILAGLVVVLDVPTLVASPQALGEEWLTGVAFGLGAATAFSFALWITEHRLAEVGSTLRSLLTMLTVLVAMLLAGAMSLVPGGMALPASATGWAGLVSLAVLYSVAFSVLFISVPRLEMARNAPVMNVEPVASLVLGYLVLGQMLSSIQLIGGGIVLGGIVLLSLSRRP, from the coding sequence ATGTCGTCATCGGCGATGGCCGTACCCGTATTGCTGCCCCGCCATGTTGCCGTCTTGCTTCTGGCCGGTGTCGCCACGCTGTTTGCCGGTAATCATGTGGCGGCTCGCCTGGCCTTCGACGAGGGTACCGGGCTACTGCTGGCCGTACTTGTCCGCTCCGCCGTTGCGCTGGCTGTGCTTGTCATCCTGTTCATGGCCCAGGGCAAGCGCCTGGTGTTGCCGGCGGGGGCGCGACGATGGCAGCTGCTGGCGGGGCTGATGGTGGCGGTACAGAGCCTCTGCCTCTACTCGTCGGTGGCCCGCATACCGGTGGTGGTGGCGCTGTTGCTGATGAACACCTTTCCCATACAGCTGGCACTGCTGTCCTGGGCGTTGGGGGGGCCGCGTCCGACCCTGCGGGCGGCGTTGATCATGGCCGTGATCCTGGCGGGGCTGGTGGTGGTACTCGACGTGCCGACCCTGGTGGCTTCGCCCCAGGCCCTGGGAGAGGAGTGGCTGACGGGCGTGGCCTTCGGTCTCGGCGCCGCTACCGCCTTCTCCTTTGCGCTGTGGATCACCGAGCATCGCCTTGCCGAGGTGGGCAGCACCCTGCGCAGCCTGCTCACCATGCTGACGGTGCTTGTCGCCATGCTGCTGGCCGGTGCGATGAGCCTGGTGCCCGGTGGAATGGCGCTGCCGGCGAGTGCCACCGGCTGGGCGGGGCTGGTGTCACTGGCCGTACTCTACAGCGTGGCGTTTTCGGTACTCTTCATCAGCGTGCCGCGGCTGGAGATGGCCCGCAATGCGCCGGTGATGAACGTTGAACCGGTGGCCTCGCTGGTGCTGGGCTACCTGGTGCTGGGGCAGATGTTGAGCAGCATACAACTGATCGGCGGGGGGATCGTGCTGGGTGGCATCGTGCTGTTGAGTCTTTCACGGCGTCCCTGA
- a CDS encoding DEAD/DEAH box helicase — protein MTLSSTVSPPARQPALRPYQQQAVKRVVEHFRAGHEPAVVVLPTGSGKSLVIAELARLARGRVLVLAHVRELVVQNHAKYQDYGLEADIFSAGLGLKESARQVVFGSVQSVMRNLDRFAAGDHPRGAFTLLVIDECHRVSMDEDSSYRRVIDRLRRHNPSLKILGLTATPYRLGQGFIYHRHHHGMVRGDDDCFFRDCVFEQPLRLMVKQGYLAPPARVDAALFKDGKELRYDFSALRPADGGLYREDELNRVVAASRATPGIVAEVIERARERQGVMLFAATVAHAEEILGYLPAGEAALITGETASQQREAVIAAFKARRLKFLVNVAVLTTGFDAPHVDLIAILRPTESVSLYQQIVGRGLRPSPGKRDCLILDYAGNSWDLYAPEVGSPRPASDTEPVQVACPACGHANLYWGRRDGELVIEHFGRRCQGLIDNQQCDFRFRFKVCGDCGAENDIAARRCHGCDTLLVDADDKLKEALRLKDARVLRVSGMQLEATVNGRGLPRLKVTYHDEDGASLSEWFALETPAQRAAFGAVFLRDHLRAPGIPWRPTSPYEVVAEQRRLRAPDFVVGRKMGRHWQVREKLFDYTGRYRKAEAAE, from the coding sequence ATGACGTTGTCGTCCACTGTCTCGCCGCCTGCCCGTCAACCTGCGTTGCGCCCCTACCAGCAGCAGGCGGTGAAGCGGGTCGTTGAGCACTTTCGCGCAGGCCACGAGCCGGCCGTGGTGGTGTTGCCCACCGGCAGCGGCAAGTCGCTGGTGATCGCCGAGTTGGCGAGGCTGGCCCGGGGGCGGGTGCTGGTGCTCGCTCACGTGCGTGAACTCGTCGTACAGAACCATGCCAAGTACCAGGACTACGGGCTCGAGGCCGATATCTTCAGCGCCGGTCTCGGGCTCAAGGAGAGCGCCCGCCAGGTGGTGTTCGGCTCGGTGCAGTCGGTGATGCGCAACCTCGACCGTTTCGCCGCTGGCGATCACCCCCGTGGCGCCTTCACCCTGCTGGTGATCGACGAGTGTCATCGTGTCTCCATGGACGAGGATTCGAGCTACCGCCGGGTGATAGACCGGCTGCGCCGGCACAATCCGAGCCTCAAGATCCTGGGCCTCACGGCGACGCCCTACCGGCTGGGGCAGGGATTCATCTACCACCGTCACCATCACGGCATGGTGCGTGGTGACGACGACTGCTTCTTCCGAGATTGCGTCTTCGAGCAACCCCTGCGACTGATGGTCAAGCAGGGCTATCTGGCTCCACCGGCACGTGTCGATGCGGCGCTTTTCAAGGATGGTAAAGAACTGCGCTATGATTTCTCGGCGCTTCGGCCTGCCGACGGCGGGCTATATCGGGAAGACGAGCTGAATCGAGTGGTGGCTGCCAGCCGTGCGACCCCGGGCATCGTCGCCGAAGTCATCGAGCGTGCCCGGGAGCGGCAAGGGGTGATGCTGTTCGCCGCCACGGTGGCCCATGCCGAGGAGATCCTTGGCTACCTGCCGGCTGGTGAGGCGGCGCTGATTACCGGCGAGACGGCATCGCAGCAGCGCGAGGCGGTCATCGCCGCGTTCAAGGCCCGACGGCTCAAGTTCCTGGTCAACGTCGCGGTGCTGACCACCGGTTTCGATGCCCCCCACGTCGACCTGATCGCCATCCTGCGGCCTACCGAGTCGGTGAGCCTCTATCAGCAGATCGTCGGTCGCGGCCTGCGGCCTTCGCCGGGCAAGCGCGACTGTCTCATTCTCGACTATGCCGGTAATTCCTGGGACCTCTACGCACCCGAGGTGGGTAGCCCCCGCCCGGCCTCGGATACCGAGCCGGTGCAGGTCGCATGCCCCGCTTGCGGCCACGCCAACCTCTACTGGGGGCGGCGCGACGGCGAGCTGGTCATCGAGCACTTCGGGCGCCGCTGCCAGGGGCTGATCGACAACCAGCAGTGCGACTTTCGCTTTCGCTTCAAGGTGTGTGGCGACTGCGGCGCGGAGAACGATATCGCCGCCCGGCGCTGCCATGGCTGCGACACCCTGCTGGTGGACGCCGACGACAAGCTGAAGGAGGCGCTGCGCCTGAAGGATGCCCGGGTGCTTCGCGTCAGTGGAATGCAGCTCGAGGCGACCGTGAACGGCCGTGGCCTGCCGCGGCTCAAGGTGACCTACCATGACGAGGACGGGGCGAGCCTGAGTGAATGGTTCGCCCTGGAGACCCCGGCCCAGCGCGCCGCCTTCGGCGCCGTGTTCCTGCGCGACCACCTGCGCGCGCCCGGAATCCCCTGGCGTCCGACTTCCCCGTATGAGGTGGTGGCCGAGCAGCGTCGCCTGCGGGCACCGGACTTCGTGGTGGGGCGCAAGATGGGCCGCCACTGGCAGGTGCGTGAGAAGCTGTTCGACTACACCGGGCGCTATCGCAAGGCTGAGGCGGCGGAATAG
- a CDS encoding crotonase/enoyl-CoA hydratase family protein, protein MENEIFCDRVVLTFSHHVAEVTLKRAREHNGLDWAMIDGLLAAQQRLTELDGLRAVVLAGEGKSFCAGLDMAAIMTQPQRLSSLLAADERGVNPVQRLALGWRDAGVPVIAALHGHVYGGGLQIALGADIRVAHPDVSLALLEIVWGIIPDMAISVTASDIRTDVLRELAWTGRKLDGAEGLALGIVTRLADDPQEIARTIAASVAARSPKAVAAARELFTLAPGLPQRERLALEARLQGGLLGGEEQMEAVAARMEGREPHFP, encoded by the coding sequence ATGGAAAATGAAATTTTTTGTGACCGAGTGGTGCTTACCTTTTCGCACCATGTGGCCGAGGTGACCCTGAAGCGTGCGCGAGAGCACAATGGGCTCGATTGGGCGATGATCGACGGCCTGCTCGCGGCGCAGCAGCGCCTGACCGAGCTCGATGGCCTGCGTGCCGTGGTGCTGGCTGGAGAGGGCAAGAGTTTCTGTGCGGGACTCGACATGGCGGCCATCATGACGCAGCCACAGCGATTGTCCTCGCTACTGGCAGCGGATGAGCGGGGGGTCAATCCGGTACAGCGCCTGGCGCTGGGCTGGCGTGACGCCGGGGTGCCGGTGATTGCCGCCCTGCATGGCCATGTCTACGGTGGCGGCCTGCAGATTGCGCTGGGGGCGGACATCCGGGTGGCTCACCCCGACGTCAGCCTGGCGCTGTTGGAAATCGTCTGGGGCATCATTCCGGATATGGCAATCAGTGTGACGGCGAGTGATATTCGGACGGACGTCCTGCGTGAGCTGGCCTGGACGGGGCGCAAGCTGGATGGGGCCGAAGGCCTGGCGCTCGGCATCGTGACCCGGCTTGCCGATGATCCGCAGGAAATCGCCCGGACTATCGCGGCTTCGGTCGCGGCGCGCTCGCCAAAGGCGGTGGCTGCCGCCCGCGAGCTTTTCACGCTTGCCCCCGGGCTTCCTCAGCGGGAGCGGCTGGCTCTAGAAGCGCGCCTGCAGGGTGGCCTGCTGGGCGGCGAGGAGCAGATGGAGGCCGTGGCCGCCCGAATGGAGGGCAGAGAGCCCCATTTCCCTTGA
- a CDS encoding segregation and condensation protein A — MSETPQTDAPEQRDMPDAAVPAEALARLFDEPITELPDDLYIPPEALRIFLEAFEGPLDLLLYLIRRQNLDILAINVAAITHQYIEYVELMKAMEIELAGEYLLMAAMLAEIKSRTLLPRPAKANGDVEEDDPRAELIRRLQEYEQLKSAAEALAELPRVGRDWFPARATLPPLQARVLHPDVELDELLGALAGILRRAELNQAHHIGRETLSTRERMLAIMERLTHEHYTPFEALFTLEEGRSGVIVTFMAILELAKEAMIEIVQNAPLSPIHVRARAPREEAGETAFDDEGADVESPYDVESPFEEEVDTPQEGGA, encoded by the coding sequence GTGAGCGAGACGCCCCAGACGGACGCGCCTGAACAGCGTGACATGCCGGATGCCGCCGTTCCAGCGGAGGCCCTGGCGCGGCTGTTCGACGAGCCGATCACTGAGCTGCCGGACGATCTCTACATTCCGCCGGAGGCGCTTCGGATATTCCTCGAGGCCTTCGAAGGCCCGCTGGACCTACTGCTCTACCTGATCCGCCGCCAGAACCTGGATATCCTGGCCATCAACGTGGCCGCCATCACCCATCAGTACATCGAGTATGTGGAGCTGATGAAGGCCATGGAGATCGAGCTGGCCGGGGAGTACCTGCTGATGGCCGCGATGCTGGCCGAGATCAAGTCGCGTACCCTGTTGCCGCGGCCGGCCAAGGCGAACGGCGACGTCGAGGAGGACGACCCGCGGGCCGAGCTGATCCGTCGCCTGCAGGAGTACGAGCAGCTCAAGAGTGCCGCCGAGGCGTTGGCCGAGCTGCCGCGGGTGGGGCGCGACTGGTTCCCGGCCCGCGCCACGTTGCCGCCGCTGCAGGCCCGGGTGCTCCATCCCGACGTGGAACTCGATGAGCTGCTCGGTGCCCTGGCCGGCATCCTGCGGCGCGCCGAACTCAATCAGGCGCACCATATCGGTCGCGAGACGCTCTCCACCCGGGAGCGGATGCTGGCGATCATGGAGCGCCTGACCCACGAGCACTACACGCCCTTCGAAGCGCTTTTCACGCTGGAGGAGGGCAGGTCCGGGGTGATCGTCACCTTCATGGCCATCCTGGAGCTGGCCAAGGAGGCCATGATCGAGATCGTTCAGAATGCGCCGCTCTCGCCGATCCATGTGCGGGCGCGAGCGCCGCGAGAGGAGGCGGGTGAGACGGCCTTCGACGATGAGGGAGCCGATGTCGAAAGCCCCTATGATGTCGAGAGTCCCTTTGAAGAGGAGGTCGACACGCCGCAGGAGGGAGGGGCATGA